The following coding sequences lie in one Acidobacteriota bacterium genomic window:
- a CDS encoding DegT/DnrJ/EryC1/StrS family aminotransferase, translated as MTTPRVRFMHLKPGEEAPAVDAAIRRVIDRGWYVLGPEVEAFEQAFAVACHASHAIGVGTGTDAIAIILRGLGIGAGDEVITTPLSAVYTALACMMVGARPVFADLDPARLTLDPAAVESQITPRTKVILPVHLYGQPADMRAIMAIASRHQLAVVEDCCQAHLATCQGQPVGNFGVAAAYSFYPTKNLGALGDGGAITTNDAALAAKVKRVRNGGQTDRYHHVEMGVNSRLDEMQAAILSARLPYLAKWTSARRDVAGQYRRLLAGAPVDVPPECDSGHVYHLLPILSASRDRLQTWLRDLGVETLIHYPVPIPRQPALASESPGVCPVADRVCAQILSVPLYPGIPEPDVELVANAISRFTP; from the coding sequence ATGACGACGCCGCGCGTGCGGTTCATGCACCTCAAGCCGGGCGAGGAAGCGCCGGCGGTCGACGCGGCCATCCGCCGCGTCATCGATCGCGGGTGGTACGTGCTCGGCCCGGAGGTCGAGGCTTTTGAGCAGGCGTTTGCGGTGGCGTGCCACGCCTCGCATGCGATCGGCGTCGGGACCGGCACCGACGCCATCGCGATCATTCTGCGCGGACTGGGTATCGGCGCCGGCGACGAGGTCATCACGACGCCGCTGTCGGCGGTGTACACCGCGCTGGCGTGCATGATGGTGGGCGCCCGGCCCGTGTTCGCGGATCTCGATCCCGCGCGGCTGACGCTGGATCCGGCCGCGGTCGAATCGCAGATCACGCCGCGCACGAAGGTCATCCTGCCCGTTCATCTGTATGGGCAGCCCGCCGACATGCGCGCGATCATGGCCATCGCCTCACGGCATCAACTCGCCGTTGTCGAGGATTGCTGTCAAGCGCACCTCGCCACCTGCCAGGGGCAGCCCGTCGGCAACTTCGGCGTCGCAGCCGCCTACAGCTTCTACCCCACCAAGAACCTCGGCGCGCTGGGTGACGGTGGCGCGATCACGACCAACGACGCCGCCCTCGCGGCGAAGGTGAAGCGTGTGAGAAATGGCGGCCAGACCGATCGCTACCATCATGTGGAGATGGGCGTGAACAGCCGGCTCGATGAAATGCAGGCGGCGATCCTCTCCGCCCGGCTGCCGTATCTGGCCAAATGGACCAGCGCCAGACGCGACGTGGCTGGCCAGTACCGGCGCCTGCTCGCGGGTGCGCCCGTTGACGTGCCGCCCGAATGCGACAGCGGCCACGTCTATCATCTGCTGCCCATCCTGTCAGCATCCAGGGACCGGCTGCAGACATGGCTGCGTGACCTGGGCGTCGAGACGCTGATTCACTATCCCGTGCCCATTCCGCGCCAGCCCGCGCTCGCGTCGGAGAGCCCTGGCGTCTGCCCGGTCGCCGACCGAGTCTGCGCCCAGATCCTGTCGGTGCCACTCTACCCAGGCATTCCGGAGCCGGATGTCGAACTGGTGGCGAACGCCATTTCCCGGTTCACGCCCTGA
- a CDS encoding glycosyltransferase family 39 protein, with the protein MTTDRDNPRTPALRWAVRPLIAAALMTGLVLRLAFGLGYWIDKPLTLDEQEYLLLAQSLVEGRGLTYPSPSVQPGGARHFERPPGYPVFLAGVMTLSGGFAGVRGDLGVPTPVKVVQSIVGMGTILLIGLIARRAAGQKAGAIAVWIAAIYPPLVWSCAYVLAETLYMALAFAVVLLLGDAFDEGRSNGWKVCAAGVVVGAALLTREAMLFFLVVGALWLVACRRWSLVAVFLAGVLVIMLPWTLRNAFVHGGFVVGSPHGGVTFWTGNNELARGEGDMAANPVLRRISREIEAQNTGLSARELDGLYYRKALEFITSHPLSWVWIEVRKVFYTVVPIGPSYRLHSPLYFGASVVSYLGVLPFAVAGFLRLVRRERPPLALLLMALSAVLLSLALFPQERFRIPVIDPALIICAASWWALRSAPAAVPAAKLRA; encoded by the coding sequence ATGACCACAGACCGGGACAACCCTCGAACCCCGGCCCTGCGCTGGGCCGTCAGGCCGCTCATCGCCGCGGCGCTCATGACAGGACTGGTGCTCCGGCTCGCATTCGGCCTGGGCTACTGGATTGATAAACCCCTCACCCTCGACGAGCAGGAATACCTGCTGCTGGCCCAGAGTCTGGTCGAAGGCCGAGGCCTCACCTACCCGTCGCCGTCTGTGCAACCGGGCGGCGCGAGGCATTTCGAGCGGCCGCCGGGATACCCCGTCTTTCTGGCGGGCGTGATGACGCTCAGCGGTGGATTCGCCGGCGTCCGCGGCGACCTCGGCGTGCCCACTCCGGTCAAGGTGGTCCAGTCGATCGTCGGTATGGGGACCATCCTGTTGATCGGACTCATTGCCCGCCGCGCGGCGGGACAGAAGGCTGGTGCGATCGCGGTGTGGATCGCCGCGATCTATCCGCCGCTCGTCTGGTCGTGCGCGTACGTCTTGGCGGAGACGCTCTACATGGCACTCGCCTTCGCAGTCGTCCTGCTGCTCGGTGACGCGTTCGACGAAGGCCGGTCGAATGGCTGGAAGGTGTGCGCCGCCGGCGTCGTCGTGGGCGCCGCGTTGCTAACCCGGGAAGCCATGCTCTTCTTTCTTGTCGTGGGCGCGCTGTGGTTGGTGGCATGCCGCCGGTGGAGCCTGGTGGCCGTATTTCTAGCGGGCGTGCTCGTGATCATGCTTCCATGGACCCTGCGCAACGCGTTCGTGCATGGCGGGTTCGTGGTGGGCTCGCCGCATGGCGGCGTGACGTTCTGGACGGGCAACAATGAGTTGGCGCGGGGCGAGGGAGATATGGCCGCCAACCCCGTGCTCCGGCGGATATCACGGGAGATCGAGGCGCAGAATACGGGATTGAGCGCGAGGGAACTGGACGGGTTGTACTATCGGAAGGCCCTCGAGTTTATCACCAGCCACCCGCTCTCCTGGGTGTGGATCGAGGTGCGCAAGGTGTTCTACACGGTCGTCCCGATCGGACCGTCCTACCGGCTGCACTCGCCGCTGTATTTCGGCGCGTCGGTCGTGTCGTACCTCGGCGTGCTGCCGTTTGCCGTGGCCGGATTCCTCAGGCTCGTGCGGCGCGAGCGGCCTCCGTTGGCACTCCTGCTGATGGCGCTGTCCGCCGTATTACTGTCACTCGCGCTCTTCCCGCAGGAGCGCTTCCGCATTCCCGTCATCGATCCAGCGCTCATTATCTGCGCGGCCAGTTGGTGGGCCTTGCGATCGGCCCCGGCGGCCGTCCCGGCTGCGAAGCTGCGCGCATGA
- a CDS encoding acylneuraminate cytidylyltransferase family protein: protein MSDRRVVAIIPARGGSKSLPGKHLKPLAGKPLLAYAIEPALASTLIDRVIITTDSAEVADAARALGAEAPFLRPTDLADDAATTEAALQHAVLWLDEHDGYHADIVVFLTCTAVFRERAWLDEAVRRLLARPELDTVFVGLRTHKNFWRRVGSDWVRLAADIPYGSRQHREPLLREETPTACATRADLIRAGRRVGPKVDIIETDDDRVMLDLHSDFDLWLAEQVLVEWPKLGHKL, encoded by the coding sequence GTGTCCGACCGACGCGTGGTGGCCATCATTCCGGCTCGTGGCGGTTCGAAGAGCCTGCCCGGCAAGCACCTGAAGCCGCTGGCCGGGAAACCCCTGCTGGCCTACGCGATTGAGCCCGCCCTCGCCTCCACGCTCATCGACCGGGTGATCATCACGACCGACTCGGCGGAGGTCGCGGACGCGGCGCGCGCGCTTGGTGCGGAAGCCCCGTTTCTGCGTCCAACCGATCTGGCTGACGATGCGGCGACCACGGAAGCCGCCCTGCAACACGCGGTACTGTGGCTGGACGAACACGACGGGTACCACGCCGACATCGTCGTGTTTCTCACCTGCACGGCGGTGTTTCGCGAACGGGCCTGGCTCGACGAAGCCGTGCGCCGTCTGCTGGCTCGCCCGGAACTGGATACGGTGTTCGTGGGCCTGCGCACCCACAAGAACTTCTGGCGCCGCGTCGGATCCGATTGGGTCCGCCTGGCGGCCGACATCCCGTACGGCTCGCGCCAGCATCGGGAGCCGCTCCTGCGCGAAGAGACGCCGACGGCGTGCGCCACCAGGGCCGATCTGATCCGTGCGGGACGGCGCGTGGGTCCGAAGGTGGATATCATCGAAACCGACGATGACCGGGTGATGCTGGATCTGCATTCCGACTTCGACTTGTGGCTGGCTGAACAGGTGCTGGTCGAATGGCCGAAACTCGGCCACAAACTATAA
- a CDS encoding polyprenol monophosphomannose synthase has product MNILIIVPTYNERENLPVLLDDILAHYDYRLLVVDDQSPDGTGAMADEYAQRYPDRIEVMHRTGPRGLGRSYIDGMKRGLAGGADVICQMDADFSHDPKYLPDLVAATSQYDLVIGSRYLHGVSVVNWPLRRVILSAFANRYVRSITRLTVRDCTSGFRAWRRDALASIPIDGMLSEGYAFVVEMTFEAARRGYRIGEVPIIFVERREGVSKMSTRVLTESMLMPWRLVWRGLWRARSGGSGS; this is encoded by the coding sequence ATGAACATCCTGATCATCGTCCCGACCTACAACGAACGCGAGAATCTGCCGGTCCTGCTTGACGACATCCTGGCGCACTACGACTACCGCCTGCTGGTCGTCGACGATCAGTCACCGGATGGGACCGGCGCTATGGCAGACGAGTACGCGCAACGATATCCGGATCGCATCGAGGTGATGCACCGGACGGGACCACGCGGACTCGGACGCTCGTATATCGATGGGATGAAGCGGGGCCTGGCCGGCGGCGCCGACGTGATTTGTCAGATGGACGCCGACTTCTCGCACGACCCCAAGTACCTGCCCGACCTGGTCGCGGCAACCAGCCAGTACGATCTCGTGATTGGATCGCGCTATCTGCATGGTGTTTCGGTCGTCAACTGGCCGCTTCGGCGCGTGATTCTGAGTGCCTTTGCGAACAGGTACGTCCGATCGATCACGCGGCTGACGGTTCGCGATTGCACGTCGGGATTCAGGGCCTGGCGCCGCGACGCTCTCGCCAGCATTCCGATTGACGGCATGTTGTCGGAAGGGTACGCCTTCGTGGTGGAGATGACGTTCGAAGCGGCACGCAGGGGCTATCGTATCGGCGAAGTCCCGATCATCTTCGTGGAGCGGCGTGAAGGCGTCTCCAAGATGTCGACGCGCGTGCTGACTGAGTCGATGCTGATGCCGTGGCGTCTGGTCTGGCGCGGGCTCTGGCGGGCGCGCTCCGGAGGCTCCGGCTCGTGA
- a CDS encoding NAD-dependent epimerase/dehydratase family protein, translating into MDGTFYRNRPVMITGGLGFIGSNLAHRLADLGADVLLVDSLIPDYGGNLYNIEDIKDRVRVNIADQRQQSTMNYLVRHVDVIFNLAGQVSHIDSMRDPYTDLEINCRSQLSLLEACRRNNPRAKVVFAGTRQVYGKPDSLPVTEQHLVRPTDVNGINKVAGEYYHLVYNNVFGVRACSLRLTNVYGPRQLVKHNRQGFIGWFIRLAVEDREIEIYGDGSQLRDFVFVDDAAEAFLAAGASDGCNGEVFNVGGLEPISHRDLVHLLIEVAGTGRVRYVDWPAEKKAIDIGSFYADSSRFTAATGWRPRVGLREGLGRTVAFYREHLAKYLEPAQPAPEHV; encoded by the coding sequence ATGGATGGGACGTTCTACCGCAACCGGCCCGTGATGATCACGGGGGGACTTGGGTTCATCGGCAGCAACCTCGCCCACCGGTTGGCCGATCTCGGGGCCGACGTCCTGCTCGTGGATTCGCTGATCCCGGATTACGGCGGCAACCTGTACAACATCGAGGACATCAAGGATCGCGTGCGGGTCAACATCGCCGACCAACGGCAGCAGAGCACGATGAACTACCTCGTGCGGCACGTCGACGTGATCTTCAACCTCGCCGGACAGGTCAGCCACATCGACAGCATGCGGGATCCGTACACCGACCTGGAGATCAACTGCCGCAGCCAGTTGTCCCTGCTCGAAGCCTGCCGCCGGAACAACCCGAGAGCCAAGGTGGTCTTCGCCGGCACCCGCCAGGTCTACGGCAAGCCGGATTCGCTGCCGGTCACCGAGCAACATCTGGTGCGGCCGACCGACGTCAATGGCATTAACAAGGTCGCTGGCGAGTACTACCACCTCGTCTACAACAACGTCTTCGGCGTGCGCGCGTGCTCGCTGCGGCTGACCAACGTCTACGGGCCGCGCCAACTGGTGAAGCACAACCGCCAGGGGTTCATCGGCTGGTTCATCCGGCTCGCCGTCGAGGATCGCGAGATCGAGATCTACGGCGACGGATCACAGTTGCGGGATTTCGTCTTCGTCGACGATGCCGCTGAGGCGTTTCTGGCGGCGGGCGCGTCGGACGGATGCAATGGCGAGGTCTTCAACGTCGGCGGCCTCGAACCGATCAGCCATCGCGATCTCGTGCACCTGTTGATCGAGGTCGCGGGCACCGGGCGTGTGCGCTATGTGGACTGGCCCGCCGAGAAGAAGGCCATCGACATTGGCAGCTTCTACGCGGATTCCAGCCGGTTCACTGCGGCGACCGGGTGGCGGCCCCGCGTGGGCCTGCGCGAGGGCCTGGGCCGGACGGTGGCGTTCTACCGCGAGCACCTCGCGAAGTACCTGGAGCCGGCACAGCCCGCACCGGAGCACGTATGA
- a CDS encoding glycosyltransferase family 2 protein → MAAPPHAPGLSIFFPAYNDSGTIASMVIGAVMAARRLTPDFEVLVINDGSRDLTPQIADELARVYPQVRVVHHQGNRGYGGALRSGFANASKEYIFYTDGDAQYDPSEMSVLWARLGPGVDLVNGYKISRSDPLHRIIIGRVYHHTVKMLFGLNVRDVDCDFRLMRRSIFDKVHLKKTSGVICLEMIKKIQDAGFAIVEAPVHHYHRAYGKSQFFNFGRILRTGVDVLQLWWALVIERQHLRPGQDTSSGT, encoded by the coding sequence ATGGCAGCACCTCCACACGCGCCGGGGTTGAGCATCTTCTTCCCCGCCTACAACGACAGCGGCACGATCGCCAGTATGGTCATCGGCGCGGTCATGGCGGCACGCAGACTGACGCCCGACTTCGAGGTGCTCGTCATCAATGACGGCAGCCGCGACCTGACGCCGCAAATCGCCGACGAACTGGCGCGCGTGTATCCCCAGGTACGGGTCGTGCACCACCAGGGCAATCGCGGGTATGGCGGCGCGCTGCGGAGCGGATTCGCCAACGCCTCCAAGGAGTACATTTTCTACACCGATGGCGATGCGCAGTACGACCCGTCGGAAATGAGTGTCCTCTGGGCCAGGCTCGGGCCTGGCGTCGATCTGGTCAATGGGTACAAGATCAGCCGGTCGGACCCGCTGCATCGCATCATCATCGGCCGCGTCTATCACCACACCGTCAAGATGCTTTTCGGTCTGAACGTGCGAGACGTCGACTGCGATTTCAGGCTGATGCGCCGGTCCATCTTCGACAAGGTGCACCTCAAGAAAACGAGCGGCGTCATCTGTCTGGAAATGATCAAGAAGATCCAGGATGCCGGGTTCGCCATCGTTGAAGCGCCGGTGCACCACTACCACCGCGCGTACGGCAAGTCGCAGTTCTTCAACTTCGGCCGCATCCTGAGAACCGGCGTCGATGTGCTCCAGTTGTGGTGGGCGCTGGTCATCGAGCGCCAGCACTTGAGGCCGGGCCAGGACACCTCGTCGGGAACATGA
- a CDS encoding glycosyltransferase has translation MTKPHVVVMVTTSYPRFPGDTIGTFMEPIARGIAARGHQVHVVLPWHPRLTRLGVEDGIHFHPVRYAPHPSLNVFGYAESLRADVHLRLAAFLAAPLALRALVRATRRVSREVGATLLHGHWLIPGGAVVTAAGTGLPVVTSLHGSDVYLAERHAFARLGARFALRRVDWFTAPSDDLRDRTIALGAAADRIETIPYGVDVERFRPDPETRAACRRALGVTSDDVVLFTAGRFVRKKGFEYLIDAVGRLAPRWPGVRLVIAGGGDLDDELQSRVRDRGIGGHVQFVGVLAQPDVARHLAAADIAVMPSIRDEAGNVDGLPNTVMEALASGTPLVATTAGGIPSVVTNDRNGLLVPEKDVPALEAAIERLIANPAARAALGTAARADALASRTWDRVAERIEQVYDRAACRREMHRGTVRDS, from the coding sequence GTGACCAAGCCTCACGTGGTCGTGATGGTGACGACGTCCTACCCCAGGTTTCCGGGTGACACCATCGGGACGTTCATGGAACCGATCGCCAGGGGCATCGCCGCGCGCGGGCACCAGGTCCACGTGGTGCTGCCGTGGCATCCGCGCCTCACACGTCTCGGCGTCGAGGATGGCATCCACTTCCACCCGGTTCGCTACGCGCCACACCCGAGCCTGAACGTCTTCGGGTACGCCGAATCGCTGCGTGCCGACGTGCACCTGCGCCTCGCCGCCTTTCTGGCGGCGCCGCTGGCGCTGCGGGCGCTTGTCCGCGCCACCAGACGCGTGTCGCGGGAGGTGGGCGCCACGCTTCTGCACGGCCACTGGCTGATCCCCGGGGGCGCCGTCGTGACGGCAGCCGGCACCGGGCTGCCGGTGGTGACGAGCCTGCACGGATCCGATGTGTACCTGGCCGAACGCCACGCGTTCGCGCGCCTCGGCGCCCGGTTCGCGCTCCGGCGCGTCGACTGGTTCACCGCGCCCAGCGACGACCTGCGCGACCGCACGATTGCGCTCGGCGCGGCCGCCGACCGCATCGAGACGATTCCGTACGGCGTGGATGTCGAGCGTTTTCGGCCCGACCCGGAGACCCGGGCCGCTTGCCGACGCGCGCTTGGGGTCACATCAGACGATGTGGTGCTGTTTACGGCCGGGCGGTTCGTTCGAAAGAAGGGATTCGAGTACTTGATCGATGCCGTAGGCCGGCTCGCCCCGCGGTGGCCTGGCGTACGTCTTGTCATTGCGGGAGGCGGCGATCTGGACGACGAGTTGCAATCCCGGGTGCGCGATCGGGGCATCGGTGGCCACGTGCAATTCGTCGGTGTGCTGGCACAACCGGATGTGGCCCGGCACCTGGCAGCCGCGGATATCGCCGTGATGCCATCGATCAGAGACGAAGCGGGCAACGTCGATGGCCTGCCCAATACGGTCATGGAAGCGCTGGCCTCCGGAACGCCGCTGGTGGCAACCACGGCGGGCGGCATCCCATCGGTCGTGACCAATGACCGCAACGGGCTGCTGGTACCGGAGAAGGATGTGCCGGCACTCGAGGCAGCGATCGAGCGGCTGATCGCCAACCCGGCGGCGCGTGCCGCGCTCGGCACGGCGGCCAGAGCCGACGCATTGGCATCGCGAACCTGGGACCGGGTCGCCGAACGCATTGAACAGGTGTACGATCGGGCTGCTTGTCGGCGTGAAATGCACCGTGGTACCGTACGGGACTCTTGA
- a CDS encoding glycosyltransferase family 9 protein, which produces MLHIADARERRMVATADALLRVASAIRRKHTRPSRAGIRRVLVLRLERIGDLMMSLPALHALRQLALQAQIDLVTGSWNEPLARLIAGIDRIETIDARWLSRGADGLGLAALARRAWAWRSRRYDVAINLEGDIRSNFLIGLSGARWKAGFDVAGGGPLLDDAVEFKPAEHTATNGVTLVATALGEELTTRGARVGTALETASALPRTGLLLPEDARERAERLLHAEAHRTSPMVGIQVGAGRLVKQWPAERLAAVAGRLVSAFNATIVLTGAQEDRAAADVLRANLPQSAGVIDLVGALDLVTLAAVLARLSLLITPDTGPMHLAAVVETPVVAIFGPASPERWGPLSQHCRIVRVDLPCSPCNRIRRPPARCVGHTPDCLASIRVDDVYRAATSLLESAAAPGLKPS; this is translated from the coding sequence GTGCTGCACATTGCTGACGCCCGGGAACGGCGGATGGTCGCCACGGCCGACGCGCTGCTGCGAGTGGCAAGCGCGATCCGTCGGAAGCACACCCGGCCATCGCGCGCCGGGATCCGGCGCGTCCTGGTGCTGCGACTCGAGCGCATCGGCGACTTGATGATGTCGTTACCAGCCCTGCATGCGCTTCGGCAGCTCGCCCTGCAGGCGCAGATCGATCTGGTGACCGGATCCTGGAACGAACCTCTGGCGCGCCTCATTGCCGGGATCGACCGGATCGAGACGATTGACGCGCGATGGTTGAGTCGCGGAGCGGACGGCCTGGGGCTCGCCGCGCTGGCACGCCGCGCCTGGGCCTGGCGCAGCCGCCGCTACGATGTCGCCATCAATCTCGAGGGCGACATCCGCAGCAATTTTCTGATCGGTCTTTCCGGCGCCCGATGGAAGGCGGGCTTCGACGTGGCCGGCGGCGGGCCGCTGCTCGACGACGCGGTGGAGTTCAAACCCGCGGAACATACCGCGACAAACGGCGTCACCCTTGTCGCCACAGCGCTTGGCGAAGAGCTGACCACGAGAGGGGCGCGCGTCGGCACGGCGCTGGAGACGGCATCGGCGCTTCCCCGCACGGGACTCCTCCTGCCGGAAGACGCCCGGGAGCGCGCTGAACGGCTTCTCCACGCAGAGGCGCACCGGACATCACCAATGGTCGGCATCCAGGTCGGCGCCGGTCGGCTGGTCAAGCAGTGGCCCGCCGAACGGCTGGCTGCGGTGGCCGGGCGGCTCGTATCGGCGTTCAATGCGACCATCGTCCTGACAGGAGCGCAGGAAGACCGCGCGGCTGCCGATGTCCTGCGCGCAAATCTTCCCCAGTCGGCCGGCGTGATCGATCTGGTCGGCGCGCTCGACCTGGTCACGCTGGCCGCCGTGCTGGCGCGGCTGTCGCTGCTCATCACGCCAGATACGGGGCCGATGCACCTCGCTGCGGTTGTAGAGACGCCGGTCGTCGCGATCTTCGGTCCGGCCTCGCCTGAACGCTGGGGTCCCCTGTCGCAGCACTGCCGAATCGTCAGGGTCGATCTGCCCTGCAGTCCCTGCAATCGAATCCGGCGTCCTCCGGCGCGATGCGTGGGCCACACGCCGGATTGCCTCGCGTCCATCCGGGTGGACGATGTCTATCGAGCCGCCACCTCGCTTCTCGAAAGCGCGGCGGCGCCGGGACTAAAACCGTCGTGA
- a CDS encoding Gfo/Idh/MocA family oxidoreductase, translating to MDDVRFGLVGCGRVSTRHVDALVRHVPGARLVAVCDIVPERAQRYGAQLGIPAFASAAEMYRAVDIDVVDIATPSGDHYARAMEALAHDKHVVVEKPVALRPEHAQTMIREAAGRGCQLWVAHQNRYNRALSRARAEVASGRLGKPVLGTVRVRWSRDQSYYDGDNWHGTWLMDGGVTSQQAIHHLDALLWCMGPIEYVDASCATRLVRMECEDLAVATLRFKSGALGIIEATTATRPRDIEASLSVLGEGGVVVLGGLAMNRIEHWEFADTRDYDATVKTDYFEYVPNAYGFGHDTLYNRVVRSVRDGGPIEIPADEGLRSIELLHAIYASHERGARVVMDQSPASRKLGLRAITIDASTSATGGAQAIAACLSNRIDELARADRYVAGIIGEQPSRTAKSPSIWNHAIRQLGVDASYVSFDVDAGKLAPLVRALRAWPLYVGGSVTMPYKVEIAKHLDDLTPAARLIGAVNTIFRNPEGRLIGDNTDGAGAVAALVRGVGGDAPFIPSLAGMRVLLVGAGGAGRAVAVALADAIGEGSLLIMSRTPAHADEVAALARARHPRVTSATVETMPTRMAGIDLLVNCTACGQVGLRTAGGHLAVTLEPYSPLADVSPTSVARAATDADTLRAWLASNLDGIERNTRASLSLLMELPSSARVFDIVYAPAETVLLRQSRMTGHPALNGKLMNLQQAVTAMFDVVFKAYFNERGLATDQTRQAILRSMTEVW from the coding sequence ATGGACGACGTCAGATTCGGACTCGTGGGGTGCGGTCGCGTGTCGACACGACACGTGGATGCGCTGGTGCGGCACGTGCCGGGGGCACGCCTGGTCGCGGTGTGCGACATCGTCCCGGAACGCGCGCAGCGGTACGGCGCGCAACTGGGCATCCCGGCGTTTGCCTCGGCCGCCGAGATGTACCGGGCGGTTGACATCGACGTGGTCGACATCGCCACGCCGAGCGGCGACCACTATGCGCGCGCCATGGAGGCGCTCGCGCACGACAAACACGTGGTCGTCGAAAAGCCGGTCGCGCTCAGGCCAGAGCACGCGCAGACGATGATTCGGGAGGCCGCCGGCCGCGGCTGCCAGTTGTGGGTGGCCCACCAGAACCGCTACAACCGGGCGCTGTCGCGGGCCAGGGCGGAGGTCGCCTCCGGGCGTCTGGGCAAACCGGTGCTGGGGACGGTGCGCGTCCGGTGGTCCCGCGATCAGTCGTACTACGACGGTGACAACTGGCACGGCACGTGGTTGATGGATGGCGGCGTGACCTCCCAGCAGGCCATTCACCACCTCGACGCGCTGCTGTGGTGCATGGGGCCCATCGAGTACGTCGACGCCTCGTGCGCGACGCGGCTGGTGCGGATGGAATGCGAAGACCTCGCGGTGGCGACGCTGCGGTTCAAGAGCGGCGCGCTCGGGATCATTGAGGCCACCACCGCCACGCGGCCACGCGACATCGAAGCGTCGCTCTCGGTGTTGGGCGAAGGCGGCGTGGTCGTGCTCGGCGGCCTGGCGATGAACCGGATCGAGCACTGGGAATTCGCCGACACGCGCGACTACGACGCGACGGTCAAGACCGATTACTTCGAATACGTGCCCAACGCGTACGGGTTCGGCCACGACACGCTGTACAACCGGGTGGTCCGATCCGTCCGGGATGGCGGCCCGATCGAGATCCCGGCCGACGAAGGCCTCCGATCGATCGAGTTGCTGCACGCGATCTACGCCAGCCACGAGCGCGGCGCGCGCGTGGTGATGGACCAGAGCCCCGCATCGCGGAAACTGGGTCTGCGGGCCATCACGATCGATGCGTCGACCTCGGCCACCGGCGGCGCTCAGGCGATTGCCGCGTGCCTCTCGAATCGCATCGACGAACTGGCTCGCGCCGATCGCTACGTCGCCGGCATCATCGGCGAGCAGCCATCGCGCACCGCCAAGAGCCCGAGCATCTGGAACCACGCCATCCGTCAACTCGGCGTCGACGCCTCGTACGTCTCGTTTGATGTGGACGCCGGGAAGCTCGCGCCGCTGGTGCGGGCGTTGCGCGCCTGGCCGCTGTACGTCGGCGGCAGCGTGACCATGCCCTACAAGGTCGAGATCGCGAAGCATCTCGACGACCTGACGCCGGCGGCCAGGCTGATTGGCGCCGTCAATACGATCTTCCGGAACCCAGAGGGCCGACTCATTGGCGACAACACGGATGGGGCGGGAGCCGTCGCGGCACTGGTCCGCGGCGTCGGCGGGGACGCACCATTCATCCCGTCGCTCGCCGGCATGCGCGTCCTGCTGGTGGGCGCCGGCGGGGCCGGGCGCGCGGTTGCGGTCGCCCTCGCGGACGCGATCGGTGAGGGGTCGCTCCTCATCATGAGCCGCACGCCGGCTCATGCCGATGAGGTGGCCGCGCTGGCACGCGCGCGACATCCGCGCGTGACATCCGCGACCGTCGAGACGATGCCGACCCGGATGGCCGGCATCGATCTGCTGGTGAACTGCACGGCGTGCGGCCAGGTGGGCCTGCGGACCGCGGGCGGACATCTTGCTGTGACGCTCGAACCGTACTCACCGCTGGCCGACGTGTCCCCGACGAGCGTGGCCAGGGCGGCAACCGACGCGGACACGCTTCGGGCCTGGCTGGCCAGCAACCTCGACGGCATTGAGCGCAACACGCGCGCGTCACTCAGCCTGCTGATGGAGCTTCCTTCCTCGGCCCGGGTGTTTGATATCGTCTACGCCCCCGCCGAGACCGTCCTGCTGCGCCAGTCGCGGATGACGGGACATCCGGCCCTCAACGGCAAGCTGATGAACCTCCAGCAGGCCGTGACCGCGATGTTTGACGTCGTATTCAAGGCCTACTTCAACGAACGAGGCCTGGCCACCGACCAGACGCGGCAGGCGATCCTCCGAAGCATGACCGAGGTATGGTAG